From a region of the Candida albicans SC5314 chromosome 1, complete sequence genome:
- the ZPR1 gene encoding zinc finger-containing protein (Protein with putative zinc finger; regulated by Gcn4p; repressed in response to amino acid starvation (3-aminotriazole treatment); upregulation correlates with clinical development of fluconazole resistance), with amino-acid sequence MSEEGAHIDKKAKIEDTDMSEESNQQVFSTVGEQAQEVDNAIKQTGAADAEGHPVQEVESLCMNCHKNGVTRMLLTRIPYFREVIIMSFECPHCGFKNSEIQPAAQIAEKGARYVLKVENKKDFNRQIVKSETATVKFTELDIEIPPKRGQLINVEGILQEMIDDLESDQPQRQKVQPEVYEKIDQVISKIKSFINCDPNTVPLTVTVDDPAGNSWIEYVPGEPTHKWAMYEYNRTAEQNVFLGLISADDVAQHRQAELANKKQATDSNISSNLNKEQSQSQSQSQEEHSNPHTTGFKSDASEIENFSNEVQTFAATCSSCYKPCETHMKTVNIPHFKDVILMSTVCDHCGYKSNEVKTGGAIPEKGKRITLKVTDPEDLARDILKSETCGLNIPELNLDLTPGTLGGRFTTIEGLLTQVLEELHSRVFTQTSDSMDDETKTRWTGFFARLQDAIDGKIGFTIVMEDPLASSYIQNVYAPDNDPNMTIEEFERTFDQNEGLGLNDIKTD; translated from the coding sequence ATGTCTGAAGAAGGAGCtcatattgataaaaaagCTAAAATAGAAGATACAGACATGTCTGAAGAAAGTAACCAACAAGTGTTTTCCACTGTGGGAGAACAAGCTCAAGAAGTCGATAACGCTATTAAACAAACCGGAGCTGCCGATGCTGAAGGACACCCAGTTCAAGAAGTTGAATCTTTATGTATGAACTGTCACAAGAATGGGGTAACAAGAATGTTATTGACAAGAATTCCATATTTTAGAGAAGTCATTATAATGTCATTCGAATGTCCTCATTGTGGATTTAAAAATAGTGAAATTCAACCAGCAGCACAAATTGCTGAAAAGGGGGCAAGATACGTtttaaaagttgaaaaCAAGAAAGATTTCAATCGTCAAATTGTCAAATCCGAAACTGCTACGGTTAAATTCACTGAATTAGATATTGAAATCCCACCGAAAAGAGGTCAATTAATCAATGTTGAAGGTATTTTACAAGAAatgattgatgatttagaGTCTGATCAACCACAAAGACAAAAAGTTCAACCTGAAGtttatgaaaaaattgatcaagtGATAAGCAAAATAAAACTGTTCATCAATTGTGACCCAAATACTGTTCCATTAACGGTGACAGTCGATGATCCAGCAGGTAATTCTTGGATTGAATATGTCCCAGGTGAACCAACTCATAAATGGGCCATGTACGAATATAATAGAACTGCTGAACAAAATGTGTTTTTGGGATTGATTTCTGCTGATGACGTTGCTCAGCATAGACAAGCCGAATTAGCCAACAAAAAGCAAGCCACTGATTCAAACATATCATCAAACTTGAACAAAGAACAATCACAATCACAATCACAATCACAAGAAGAACATTCCAATCCTCATACTACTGGCTTCAAATCTGATGCTTcggaaattgaaaatttcagtAATGAAGTCCAAACATTTGCTGCCACTTGTTCCTCATGTTATAAACCATGTGAAACCCATATGAAAACAGTCAATATTCCTCATTTCAAAGATGTTATTTTAATGTCTACTGTATGTGATCATTGTGgttataaatcaaatgaagTTAAAACTGGTGGTGCCATTCCAGAAAAAGGTAAAAGAATTACATTAAAAGTAACTGATCCAGAAGATTTAGCTCgtgatattttgaaaagtgAAACTTGTGGATTAAATATTcctgaattgaatttagatTTAACTCCAGGAACTTTAGGTGGTAGATTTACTACTATTGAAGGTTTATTGACTCAAGTATTAGAAGAATTACATAGTAGAGTTTTCACTCAAACTTCAGATTCAATGGATGATGAAACTAAAACTAGATGGACAGGGTTTTTCGCAAGATTACAAGATGCTATCGATGGGAAAATTGGATTCACTATTGTTATGGAAGATCCATTAGCTTCTTCTTATATACAAAATGTCTATGCTCCTGATAATGATCCAAATATGactattgaagaatttgaaagaacTTTTGACCAAAATGAAGGATTAGGTTTAAATGATATTAAAACTGATTAG
- a CDS encoding ubiquitin-binding SDF ubiquitin ligase complex subunit (Putative ubiquitin ligase complex component; induced by heavy metal (cadmium) stress; Hog1-induced; transcript induced by Mnl1p under weak acid stress; flow model biofilm induced; Spider biofilm induced): MNLLNNCDEVSSSSSKTTNNFNNLINSTTAEPPQPQPQPQGLSTSTTTTSVSTRHHSPDIVYSSHTKSTLISKAPSDFIQTQPSSPEPTSSIQTISNQITDDLPNQEVSVVTPFLVKHISDANMIPKDNFHKYCYRHNPDITCNKHTDEARMKLIQDQLDKLPNGDQQAITHVWSIFSAAPVQHRQLILQGLLSQCCFPQLSFISQEVSSLIKIDFISTLPQEISLKILCYLDCRSLCNAAQVSRKWKSLADDDRVWHYMCQQHIDRKCPNCGWGLPLMHMKRAREMTDDDNIKPIKRNDEQQQQQQQQQQGSSQAQSQVLDGEGQPDRKKVKLDTEDNHQKVVPTSVVVRKRPWKSVYSERFKLEKNWRKGTHTIKTFTGHSDGVTCLQFNRKYLMTGSYDTTIKIWKIDSGECVKTLTGHTKGVRALVFDNQKLISGGLDSTIKVWNYHTGQCIATYRGHEDAVVSVDFTNKSIVSGSADHTVRVWHVDSRTCYTLRGHTDWVNHVKIHSASNTIFSASDDTTIRMWDMNSNECIKVFGGMENNGHIGQVQCIIPFTYKEELIEDESESDSENNQNSTTTTTTTSAAATATATAMGATLGTNNISLPNDTATINRSTFTPSNNNTATTATTPNSYPTHFLTSALDNTIKLWDVATGKCIRTQFGHIEGVWSIAADTFRIISGAHDRLIKVWDLQNGKCLHTFSNNSSVSCVGLSDSRFVAGLENGEVKMYCFD, from the coding sequence atgaatttattgaataattgtGATGAGGTTTCATCCTCTTCGTCAAAGACCACCAACaactttaataatttaataaattctaCTACAGCAgaaccaccacaaccacaacctCAACCACAAGGGttatcaacatcaacaactacGACATCTGTATCAACAAGACACCATTCACCAGATATTGTATACTCATCTCACACCAAATCCACTTTAATTAGTAAAGCCCCATCAGATTTCATTCAAACACAACCATCATCACCTGAACCAACCTCATCAATACAAACAATATCTAATCAAATAACTGACGACCTACCTAATCAAGAAGTTTCAGTTGTAACACCATTCTTAGTTAAACATATTAGTGATGCAAATATGATTCCTAAAGATAATTTCCATAAATATTGTTATCGTCACAACCCTGACATTACCTGTAATAAACATACCGATGAAGCAcgaatgaaattgattcagGATCAATTGGATAAATTACCTAATGGTGATCAACAAGCAATAACTCATGTATGGTCAATTTTCAGTGCAGCACCAGTACAACATCGTCAATTAATATTACAAGGATTATTAAGTCAATGTTGTTTCCCCCAATTGTCATTTATTTCACAAGAAGTTTCTTCATtgattaaaattgattttatatcGACTTTACCCCAAGAAATATCACTCAAGATTTTATGTTATTTGGATTGTCGATCATTATGTAATGCTGCCCAAGTTTCTCGTAAATGGAAAAGTTTAGCTGATGATGATAGAGTATGGCATTATATGTGTCAACAACATATTGATAGAAAATGTCCAAATTGTGGTTGGGGATTACCTTTGATGCATATGAAGAGAGCTCGTGAAATGAccgatgatgataatattaaacCTATAAAAAGGAATGacgaacaacaacaacaacagcagcagcaacaacaaggGTCTTCACAAGCACAGTCACAAGTACTCGATGGAGAAGGGCAACCAGACAGGAAAAAAGTAAAACTTGATACTGAAGATAATCACCAAAAAGTTGTGCCAACATCGGTTGTAGTGAGAAAACGTCCTTGGAAATCAGTGTATTCAGAAAGATTCAAATTAGAGAAAAATTGGCGTAAGGGAACTCATACAATTAAAACATTTACTGGACACAGTGATGGAGTTACATGTTTACAATTTAATCGTAAATATCTTATGACAGGATCATATGatacaacaataaaaatatggAAGATTGATAGTGGTGAATGTGTTAAAACTTTAACTGGTCATACCAAGGGAGTAAGAGCATTAGTTTTCgataatcaaaaattaatatcTGGTGGATTagattcaacaattaaagTATGGAATTATCATACTGGACAATGTATTGCCACTTACCGTGGACATGAAGATGCGGTTGTTTCCGTTGATTTCACAAATAAATCTATTGTTTCTGGATCAGCTGATCATACAGTTAGAGTATGGCATGTTGATTCAAGAACTTGTTATACATTGAGAGGTCATACCGATTGGGTCAATCATGTCAAGATTCATCTGGCTTCAAACACTATCTTCAGTGCTAGTGATGATACAACAATTAGAATGTGGGATATGAATAGTAATGAATGTATCAAAGTTTTCGGTGGTATGGAAAATAATGGCCATATAGGTCAAGTCCAATGTATTATCCCTTTCACTtataaagaagaattaataGAAGATGAAAGTGAAAGTGATTCtgaaaataatcaaaattcaacaacaacaacaacaacgacatCAGCAGCAGCCACAGCCACAGCCACAGCAATGGGTGCAACATTAGGAACCAATAATATATCATTACCAAATGATACAGCTACAATTAATAGATCGACATTTACTCcaagcaacaacaataccgctactactgctactacCCCTAATTCATATCCTACACATTTCTTAACTTCTGCATTAGATAatacaatcaaattatGGGATGTTGCCACGGGTAAATGTATAAGAACTCAATTTGGCCATATTGAAGGAGTTTGGTCAATTGCTGCCGATACATTTAGAATCATTAGTGGTGCTCATGATCGATTAATTAAAGTATGGGATTTACAAAATGGGAAATGTTTACATACATTTAGTAATAATCTGAGTGTTTCATGTGTTGGATTAAGTGATTCAAGATTTGTTGCTGGATTAGAAAATGGTGAAGTGAAAATGTattgttttgattga
- a CDS encoding uncharacterized protein (Putative type-1 protein phosphatase targeting subunit; transcript repressed by yeast-hyphal switch; transcript induced by Mnl1p under weak acid stress; flow model biofilm induced), with the protein METIENSHNVSVSTEIPLSMRFLHKPRRSEELYIKSNDQTQANSKLNAQPIRIDDSSDPSPTSLDYFNLDGGISNTKNDTPPVFSPEEMSDYKLVRKKSGELVKPSLKSPLYYHKKRSLSLPSTPTYKQVHFGGSTDVRYFHKKDRPAAISASNSPKLSPADDDDGYDYSDDDDGYDNDSCDSDPESIDLNNKIFGFDEGQRQRQRQQGLHSKTDTKYPKKLEGLIDWQLRLTNFPPLSYLKKIETGVPVFLEKIFISGDRKYLLGHVAVRNLAFEKHITIRYSLDNWMTVIELPTNYIEERPEVLKLNDYDRFGFKIPLNSLFHSLKFSTNSSTDSLDASSNEDDGTSTHERTYQLCIKYETNNQEFWDNNASKNYEVKLVRSFKQMPDVTKPFIRKNIGVVGTKIQDHARKPRYSNSYLKRVASDSAIATTMNSKSTAEPTATEPATSGLDSPSESSIADSNSGSSNFSEISDFVKNNYYLSSPLLSSLHKSPDLSEDYFGQNSIKSPALNPENTNSAKYKTKFKPHLSKLDTTDFNRNFVDEGLKSDHDYKQSQNEEENQGLGIKSKQVNGKSDLHTVDSNKKQESTAAKKKSSLGPSFSGLSAANRTKFLNSKSYKELLENYCFFSSNTASGVDTASIGSNGQPRVNNNNGGSRNSSSSSNSSSESNNGNSSSTSGDENSKIARENSFTISSFLGT; encoded by the coding sequence ATGGAAACCATAGAAAATTCCCACAATGTATCTGTATCTACTGAAATACCACTATCTATGCGATTCTTGCATAAACCTAGACGCTCAGAGGAATTGTATATCAAATCCAACGATCAAACCCAGGCTAACAGCAAATTAAATGCTCAACCCATTCGCATAGACGATTCATCTGATCCATCACCTACAAGTTTGgattattttaatttagaTGGTGGTATTAGTAATACTAAAAATGATACTCCGCCAGTTTTTTCACCTGAGGAAATGTCGGACTACAAATTGGTTCGCAAAAAATCAGGTGAACTTGTCAAACCATCTTTGAAAAGTCCCCTTTATTATCACAAAAAGCGATCACTATCATTACCATCCACTCCAACCTATAAACAAGTACATTTTGGTGGCTCCACTGATGTGCGTTATTTCCATAAAAAGGATAGGCCGGCAGCAATTTCGGCTTCAAATTCACCCAAACTAAGCCCAGccgatgatgatgatggcTACGATTATTCTGACGACGATGATGGCTATGATAACGACTCTTGTGATTCTGACCCTGAAAGTATCGATctcaacaataaaatttttggaTTCGATGAAGGGCAACGTCAACGACAACGACAACAAGGTCTTCATTCGAAAACCGACACAAAATACCCTAAGAAATTGGAAGGGTTGATTGATTGGCAATTAAGACTCACCAATTTCCCACCCTTATcgtatttgaaaaaaattgaaacaggAGTTCCAGTCTTTTtagaaaaaatattcatatCTGGTGATAGAAAATACTTATTGGGTCATGTTGCTGTTCGAAATCTTGCTTTTGAAAAACATATAACCATTCGTTACTCATTGGATAATTGGATGACTGTGATTGAGCTTCCTACTAATTATATCGAAGAGAGACCAgaagttttgaaattaaatgattaCGATCGATTTGGATTTAAGATTCCTTTGAATAGCTTGTTTCATAGTTTAAAGTTTTCCACAAATTCGTCGACAGATTCTTTGGATGCCAGTAGCAATGAGGATGACGGCACTAGTACCCATGAACGAACATATCAATTGTGTATAAAATACGAAACTAACAATCAAGAGTTTTGGGATAATAATGCATCCAAGAATTATGAAGTTAAATTGGTTAGGTCATTCAAACAAATGCCTGATGTCACGAAACCATTTATAAGAAAGAatattggtgttgttggtaCTAAGATTCAAGACCATGCTAGAAAACCAAGATATTCAAACTCCTATCTTAAACGAGTTGCATCTGACTCGGCAATAGCTACTACCATGAATTCAAAATCTACTGCTGAACCAACTGCAACTGAACCTGCCACTTCTGGTTTAGATTCACCTTcagaatcatcaattgCGGATTCCAATAGTGGACTGAGTAATTTTTCCGAAATTAGTGATTTTgtcaaaaataattattatttatcgTCGCCTTTATTGTCATCGTTACACAAATCCCCTGATTTATCAGAAGATTATTTTGGtcaaaattcaatcaaatcaccAGCATTGAATCCAGAAAATACAAATTCAGCAAAATACAAGACCAAGTTCAAACCTCATTTATCGAAATTGGATACTACGGATTTTAATAGAAATTTCGTCGATGAAGGTTTAAAACTGGATCATGATTATAAACAACTGCAAaacgaagaagaaaaccAAGGATTAGGAATCAAATCCAAACAAGTTAATGGTAAAAGTGATTTACATACTGTTgattcaaacaaaaaacaagagAGTACTGCtgcaaagaaaaagagttCCTTGGGGCCCTCATTTTCTGGGTTATCTGCTGCCAATAGGACCAAATTTCTCAATTCTAAAAGTTATAAGGAATTATTGGAAAACTATTGCTTTTTTTCCTCAAACACTGCTAGTGGTGTTGATACTGCTAGTATAGGCTCTAATGGTCAACCAAGGgtcaacaataataatggtggCAGTAGAAATAGCAGCAGTAGTAGCAATAGTAGTTCAGAAAGCAACAAtggtaatagtagtagtactaGTGGTGATGAAAATAGTAAAATTGCAAGAGAGAATTCATTCACGATTTCATCGTTTTTGGGAACATGA
- a CDS encoding tRNA methyltransferase (Ortholog(s) have tRNA methyltransferase activity, role in tRNA methylation, wybutosine biosynthetic process and cytosol, mitochondrion, nucleus localization): MTSTSKLDANQLARQRKKLEKDRRKKVYDDQQVQGTNNSSIVSKRSVEKLYTQVLQPELGEWFQYFVPKGKRRSPAINRGYWIRMESIRQMVIRIIKANSPNVRINVVNLGCGFDPLAFQLLSLFKNQYNLNFIDIDYPDLVKNKYNMIQQSDEIKQLIGDQGSKSSDLYVMETDNYQLVGCDLKNLAYYKEILPKLVSRNVDPHPTSINIFIAEVSLAYMKPQFANPVIEISSQVNNSHFLILEQIMPDGATNAFATKMLYHFQHLRSPIQCVETYPTEKLQLQRFKRYYKHAEIKNLYGNWKFLIDYQMQKNISTIEEFDEWEEFIIFCQHYVIVHATHMDQLIYDDESSEEQKNEKAFSEMSLDSSVAISHDDRFNDEQLQLKFPAIASFKDKIYVNGGLKQTRNDENLEIDLQTGVITKLDQTENLPTARMCHTLTNLGENLVLIGGRSRPGVFFKDVYMFDTAKKWTRLADLPVGRSRHATVKISDHEVLIFGGLDASSSTTGDELFLLCNTNTNSYTPVKPIGDNDNHPIKNLQSACMIFDGKQGYIFGGMEDINVPIVNSKLYRFELVGENNISVTKVFDHSLLKRIGSKAHILENGDKLLIVGGVSPDQLFTKSTNIVTLDLNIFTFKSVEIPNVISEKVPPIFVGFELVQINNKASYIISGGAVCYSFGSCYNSVYKLEY, translated from the coding sequence ATGACTAGCACACTGAAATTAGATGCTAATCAATTAGCAAGACAACGGaagaaattggaaaaagaCCGAAGGAAGAAAGTTTATGATGATCAACAAGTTCAAGGTACCAACAACTCATCAATAGTTTCGAAACGTAGTGTGGAAAAGTTATACACTCAAGTTTTGCAACCTGAACTAGGAGAATggtttcaatattttgtcCCCAAGGGTAAAAGACGATCACCAGCAATAAACCGTGGCTATTGGATCAGAATGGAACTGATTCGACAAATGGTTATAAGGATAATTAAAGCCAATAGTCCTAATGTAAGGATAAATGTTGTTAATTTAGGGTGTGGATTTGATCCCTTGgcatttcaattattatcactTTTCAAgaatcaatataatttaaaCTTTATTGACATTGACTATCCAGATTTAGTCAAGAATAAGTATAATATGATTCAACAATCagatgaaattaaacaGCTTATAGGTGATCAAGGTAGCAAATCCAGTGATTTATATGTGATGGAAACGgataattatcaattagTTGGATGTgacttgaaaaatttggcATATTATAAAGAAATACTACCGAAATTAGTATCACGTAATGTTGATCCACACCCTACATcaatcaatatatttattgcTGAAGTTTCATTGGCATACATGAAACCCCAATTTGCTAATCCGGTAATTGAAATATCCAGCCAAGTAAACAATAGTCATTTTTTAATACTTGAACAAATTATGCCTGATGGTGCAACCAATGCCTTTGCTACAAAAATGTTGTATCATTTCCAGCATTTAAGAAGTCCTATTCAATGTGTGGAAACGTACCCGACTGAAaaactacaactacaacgATTTAAACGGTATTATAAGCATGCGGAGATTAAGAACTTGTATGGAAATTGGAAGTTTTTGATTGACTATCAAATGCAGAAGAATATCTCTACAATCGAAGAATTTGACGAGTGGGAAgagtttattattttttgtcaaCATTATGTGATTGTACATGCTACACATATGGACCAATTGAtatatgatgatgaaagtAGTGAGGAacaaaagaatgaaaaagcTTTCTCGGAAATGAGTTTAGATTCCTCGGTTGCAATTTCTCATGATGATAGGTTTAATGATGAACAATTGCAGTTAAAGTTTCCGGCTATTGCTTCTTTTAAAGATAAAATTTACGTTAATGGTGGGTTAAAGCAAACTCGAAATGACgaaaatttggaaattgatttacaaACTGGGGTAATTACCAAATTGGATCAAACTGAGAATTTACCAACAGCAAGGATGTGTCATACATTAACTAATTTAGGCGAGAACCTTGTTTTAATTGGGGGAAGATCCCGACCAGGGgtatttttcaaagatgTATATATGTTTGACACTGCTAAGAAATGGACAAGATTAGCCGATTTACCAGTTGGTCGTTCAAGACATGCAACCGTGAAGATCAGTGACCACGAAGTTTTAATATTTGGAGGACTAGACGCGTCTTCATCAACTACTGGAGATGAATTGTTTCTCCTATGCAATACCAATACTAATTCTTACACTCCTGTCAAGCCTATTGGTGATAATGACAATCATCCTATAAAAAATCTACAAAGTGCGTGTATGATATTTGATGGGAAACAGGGGTATATTTTTGGTGGGATGGAAGACATTAACGTACCAATTGTCAACTCCAAATTGTATCGATTTGAGCTTGTTGGTGAGAATAATATTTCCGTCACCAAAGTGTTTGATCATAGTCttttaaaaagaattggtAGCAAGGCTCACATACTTGAAAAtggtgataaattattgattgtaGGTGGAGTTTCGCCGGATCAACTTTTCACTAAATCTACCAATATTGTGACATtagatttgaatatttttacATTTAAATCAGTTGAAATACCGAATGTGATAAGCGAAAAAGTCCCACCAATTTTCGTTGGATTTGAATTGGTTcaaattaacaataaaGCGTCGTATATTATTAGTGGTGGTGCTGTGTGTTATTCATTTGGTAGCTGTTACAATAGTGTGTATAAATTAGAATATTAA
- a CDS encoding exosome non-catalytic core subunit (Exosome non-catalytic core component; involved in 3'-5' RNA processing and degradation in the nucleus and cytoplasm; Spider biofilm induced), with translation MSDTIILPGDKLPIDEDIFTVKTTIGPGIYKKPKTQELIPSAAGTLHYERAKSSSQQLIYIESNSKRYIPHTNDYVIGIITGAIGESYKVSLQSNSTPVLLSFWAFPNASKKNRPNLKNGQAVYARVSQDIPEIETELECIDPTSGKEGGFGVLDESGYIFDVHLNFARELLFNPKTIFLETLATRCQFEIAIGINGKIWIKCGNGVKKEANDGSNNNQDQGEDQEMIDVSEENLKDLKSTLAAATFLTRCQFVTQDKLKQELNNAFQGI, from the coding sequence ATGTCGGATACAATAATATTACCTGGAGACAAACTCCCTATAGATGAAGATATTTTTACTGTGAAAACCACCATTGGACCTGGAATTTACAAAAAGCCAAAGACTCAAGAATTAATTCCATCAGCAGCAGGAACATTACATTATGAACGagcaaaatcatcatcacagCAACTAATCTATATTGAATCGAATTCGAAGAGATATATTCCTCATACCAATGATTATGTGATTGGAATAATTACCGGAGCGATAGGTGAGAGTTATAAAGTATCATTACAATCGAATTCTACACCAGTGTTATTATCTTTTTGGGCTTTCCCTAATGCTAGTAAGAAAAACCGtccaaatttgaaaaatggcCAAGCGGTATATGCAAGAGTGAGTCAAGATATACCGGAAATTGAAACTGAGCTAGAATGTATTGATCCAACTAGTGGTAAAGAAGGAGGGTTTGGAGTGTTGGATGAATCAGGATATATATTTGATgttcatttgaattttgcTCGTGAATTACTATTCAATCCGAAAACTATATTTTTGGAAACGTTAGCAACAAGAtgtcaatttgaaattgctATAGGAATCAATGGTAAAATTTGGATTAAATGTGGTAATGGTGTGAAAAAAGAAGCCAATGATggtagtaataataatcaagaCCAAGGTGAAGATCAAGAGATGATTGATGTGAGTGAAGAGAATttaaaagatttgaaaagtACATTAGCAGCAGCTACATTTTTAACTCGATGTCAATTTGTAACTCAAGACAAGTTAAAgcaagaattgaataatgCATTCCAAGGGATTTAA